From a single Miscanthus floridulus cultivar M001 chromosome 8, ASM1932011v1, whole genome shotgun sequence genomic region:
- the LOC136475835 gene encoding protein RRC1-like has product MSSKKVPYHKHREAEEARKKREEDEAARVYAEFVESFKGDSSSGAKFVRGGVIDPNAKLKTDSEGGKSKDGGSVPKKGSRYVPSFLPPSFAKEPEKKKEEERPKEKEKGKPRVIDKFLEELKFEQEQRKKRSQDRDHRHEGRHSDSSMPSSRFDELPDEFDPTGRFPGSFDDGDPQTTNLYVGNLSPKVDENFLLRTFGRFGPIASVKIMWPRTEEERRRQRNCGFVAFMNRTDGQAAKDEMQGVVVYDYELKIGWGKSVALPSQALPAPPPGHMAIRNKEGGTVILSGPGGPAVASVTPQTSELVLTPNVPDIVVAPPDDGRLRHVIDTMALHVLDGGCAFEQAVMERGRGNPIFDFLFDLKSKEHTYYVWRLYSFAQGDTLQRWRTEPYIMITGSGRWVPPPLSSNRSPEPESTFAAGRSRRVEVERTLTDSQRDEFEDMLRALTLERSQIKDAMGFALDNADAAGEIVEVLTESLTLKETSIPTKVARLMLVSDILHNSSAPVKNASAFRTKFEASLPDVMESFNDLYRSITGRITAEALKERVMKVLQVWADWFLFSDAFLNGLRATFLRSGNSGVVPFHSLCGDAPEIEKKGSSEDGNDGFKLNEDGALATGKAAATKELLGLPLAELERRCRHNGLSLCGGKEMMVARLLNLEEAEKERVYEKDVDMKYVQGEQHTIGSGVNAHSTSKLGESPNGDELDVSRNNMRAGKGRSGESASAELESFPSKKPKYDPVLPASKWSREDDISDDEDRKGGRGLGLSYSSGSDIADDLGKVDTTEASTDHTSHHHDTIVDEEHRQKLRQIEISVMQYRESLEEQGLRNLDEIERKVASHRRRLQSEYGLSTSTDGANNRRSSERTSSERKERHDDAHDYPRKRRRSQSRSHSPPRKSQERDREHNRSRDRSHGNDAGRDRVREKSASRGRDDQYDRSRDREKDRRKGR; this is encoded by the exons ATGAGTTCGAAGAAGGTTCCGTACCACAAGCATCGGGAGGCTGAGGAGGCGAGGAAGAAG AGGGAGGAAGATGAAGCTGCGCGTGTATATGCGGAATTTGTTGAGTCCTTCAAAGGTGATAGCTCATCTGGGGCTAAGTTTGTCCGAGGTGGTGTGATCGACCCCAATGCAAAGCTGAAGACTGATTCAGAAG GTGGAAAGTCCAAAGATGGGGGGTCTGTTCCAAAGAAGGGCAGTAG GTACGTCCCATCCTTCTTGCCACCATCATTTGCGAAAGAACCTGAGAAAAAG AAGGAAGAGGAGAGgccaaaggaaaaggaaaaaggaaagcCACGAGTAATAGATAAATTCTTGGAGGAACTTAAGTTTGAACAAGAGCAACGGAAAAAGCGCAGTCAGGATCGAGATCACCGCCATGAAGGTCGTCACAGTGATAGCTCCATG CCCTCTAGCCGGTTTGATGAACTACCAGATGAATTTGATCCGACTGGAAGATTTCCAGGATCATTTGATGATGGTGATCCTCAAACCACCAACTTATATGTTGGCAATCTATCTCCTAAG GTCGATGAGAATTTTCTTTTGAGGACCTTTGGTCGGTTTGGACCTATTGCTAGTGTCAAGATTATGTGGCCTAGAACAGAAGAGGAACGCAGAAGGCAAAGAAATTGTGGTTTTGTTGCCTTCATGAATAGAACAGACGGACAGGCAGCAAAGGATGAGATGCAAG GTGTTGTTGTGTATGACTATGAACTGAAGATTGGATGGGGTAAATCTGTTGCTCTTCCATCACAGGCTTTGCCTGCTCCTCCTCCAGGACACATGGCAATCAGAAATAAGGAG GGTGGTACAGTCATACTTTCTGGTCCTGGCGGCCCTGCTGTTGCATCTGTTACACCACAAACCTCAGAGCTG GTCCTTACACCAAATGTTCCTGATATTGTGGTTGCTCCACCTGATGATGGACGTCTTCGGCATGTGATTGACACAATGGCTCTGCACGTACTTGATGGTGGATGTGCTTTTGAACAAGCTGTAATGGAGAGAGGGCGAGGAAATCCTATATTTGATTTCTTGTTTGATCTTAAATCTAAAGAGCACACATATTATGTTTGGAGGCTATACTCATTTGCTCAG GGTGATACTTTACAACGATGGAGAACAGAACCATACATCATGATCACAGGAAGTGGAAG ATGGGTTCCACCTCCCTTGTCATCCAACAGAAGCCCTGAACCGGAATCTACATTTGCTGCTGGTAGAAGCAGG CGTGTTGAAGTGGAGCGTACATTGACTGACTCACAGCGTGATGAATTTGAGGACATGCTGCGAGCTTTGACATTAGAGAGGAGCCAAATAAAAGACGCCATGGGATTTGCCTTGGATAATGCTGATGCAGCTGGGGAG ATTGTTGAGGTTCTTACAGAATCATTGACACTCAAGGAGACGTCTATTCCAACAAAGGTTGCTCGGCTTATGCTGGTGTCTGACATCCTTCATAACAGTAGCGCACCTGTGAAGAATGCATCTGCATTCCGAACGAAGTTTGAAGCTTCTTTGCCAGATGTTATGGAGAGCTTCAATGACTTGTACCGCAGTATCACTGGAAGGATTACTGCTGAAGCTCTGAAG GAGAGGGTTATGAAAGTTCTACAAGTTTGGGCAGACTGGTTCCTGTTTTCTGATGCATTTCTGAATGGGCTGAGGGCTACTTTTCTTAGATCAGGCAACTCTGGTGTCGTTCCGTTTCACTCGTTATGCGGTGATGCACCTGAAATTGAAAAGAAAGGTAGCTCTGAGGATGGAAATGATGGATTTAAGCTTAATGAAGATGGTGCCTTGGCTACTGGAAAGGCAGCAGCAACAAAGGAGCTATTAGGGCTCCCGCTAGCTGAACTTGAGCGCCGCTGTAGACATAATGGCCTCTCTCTGTGTGGTGGTAAAGAAATGATGGTCGCCAGGCTGCTTAACTTGGAAGAGGCTGAGAAAGAACGAGTATATGAGAAGGATGTTGACATGAAATATGTGCAGGGTGAACAGCATACTATTGGAAGTGGTGTGAATGCTCATAGTACTTCAAAATTGGGTGAAAGTCCTAATGGTGATGAATTAGATGTCTCTCGGAACAATATGAGAGCTGGTAAAGGACGTTCTGGAGAATCTGCTTCTGCCGAACTTGAATCATTTCCAAGCAAGAAGCCGAAATATGATCCTGTTTTGCCAGCTTCTAAATGGAGTCGAGAGGATGACATCAGTGACGATGAAGATAGAAAAGGTGGTCGAGGCTTGGGATTAAGCTATTCATCTGGAAGCGATATTGCTGATGATCTTGGAAAGGTCGATACAACAGAAGCTAGTACTGACCACACAAGTCATCATCATGATACGATTGTTGATGAAGAGCACAG GCAGAAGTTGAGGCAGATTGAAATTTCTGTCATGCAGTACCGTGAATCTCTTGAGGAGCAGGGTCTGCGTAACTTGGATGAGATTGAGAGGAAGGTTGCCAGCCATCGAAGGCGGCTTCAATCAGAATACGGTTTATCCACTTCAACTGATGGTGCTAACAACAGGCGATCTTCTG AAAGAACATCATCGGAGCGGAAAGAGAGGCATGACGATGCACATGATTACCCTAGGAAACGGCGTCGGAGCCAGAGTAGAAGCCACAGCCCTCCAAGAAAGTCACAGGAGAGGGATCGAGAGCACAATCGCAGTAGAGACCGATCGCATGGCAACGATGCCGGGAGGGATAGGGTACGCGAGAAAAGTGCAAGCCGAGGGCGAGATGACCAATATGACAGAAGCCGAGACAGAGAGAAAGACAGGAGAAAGGGGAGGTGA
- the LOC136475836 gene encoding probable protein phosphatase 2C 11 — protein MGVYLSTPKTDKLSENGENDRLKFGLSSMQGWRATMEDAHSALLDLDNETAFFGVFDGHGGRVVAKFCAKYLHGQVLKSEAYSAGDLGAAVHRAFFRMDEMMQGQRGWRELSALGDKINKFSGMIEGLIWSPRGSDSNSQQDDWASEEGPHSDFAGPTCGSTACVALIRNSQLVVANAGDSRCVISRGGKAYNLSRDHKPELAVERERIMKAGGFIHMGRVNGSLNLSRAIGDVELKQNKFVPPEKQIVTANPDINVVELCDDDDFVVVACDGIWDCMSSQQLVDFIHERINMESSLSAVCERVLDRCLAPSTIAGDGCDNMTMILVQFKKPVYRNKKAEVAGQSANNADEVKSRVAEE, from the exons ATGGGGGTTTACCTCAGCACTCCAAAAACTGATAAGCTATCTGAAAATGGAGAAAATGATAGACTTAAGTTTGGTCTTTCATCTATGCAAGGATGGCGAGCAACCATGGAAGATGCT CATTCAGCATTGCTAGATCTTGATAACGAGACAGCATTCTTTGGTGTTTTTGATGGTCATGGAG GAAGAGTGGTTGCCAAATTCTGTGCAAAATATCTGCATGGTCAAGTTCTCAAAAGTGAAGCCTATTCAGCTGGTGACCTAGGAGCTGCTGTCCATAGAGCTTTCTTCAG AATGGATGAAATGATGCAAGGACAGAGAGGTTGGCGAGAACTATCTGCACTTGGAgacaaaataaacaagtttaGTGGTATGATAGAAGGATTGATTTGGTCTCCAAGGGGCAGTGATTCAAATAGTCAACAAGATGATTGGGCTTCAGAGGAG GGACCTCACTCCGACTTTGCTGGGCCTACATGTGGGAGTACTGCATGTGTAGCACTAATAAGAAACTCCCAACTTGTTGTGGCAAATGCTGGTGATTCCCGATGTGTTATTTCAAGGGGTGGAAAG GCATACAATCTATCAAGGGACCACAAACCAGAGCTTGCGGTTgagagagaaaggataatgaAAGCAGGGGGGTTCATCCATATGGGACGAGTAAATGGAAGTTTAAACTTGTCAAGAGCAATTG GAGATGTGGAATTGAAACAGAACAAATTCGTGCCTCCCGAGAAGCAAATTGTGACAGCCAATCCTGATATTAACGTT GTGGAGCTCTGCGATGATGATGATTTTGTTGTTGTAGCATGTGATGGCATTTG GGACTGCATGTCAAGCCAACAGTTGGTGGATTTCATCCATGAGCGTATAAACATG GAGAGCAGTCTATCTGCCGTGTGTGAAAGAGTGCTGGACAGATGCCTGGCTCCATCAACGATCGCTGGAGATGGGTGCGATAACATGACCATGATCCTGGTGCAGTTCAAAAAACCAGTCTATCGGAACAAAAAGGCCGAAGTAGCAGGGCAATCTGCCAACAATGCAGATGAAGTCAAGAGTCG TGTTGCTGAGGAGTGA
- the LOC136471226 gene encoding nucleoid-associated protein At2g24020, chloroplastic-like encodes MAPSAALAPVAFRSAFSTPPASNPTRNRINIEGAFCLPCSTRKRASYRPFRVYSLFGGKKDKDENGDEAPSKAGIFGNMQNLYETVKKAQMVVQVEAVRVQKELAATEIDGYCEGELIKVTLSGNQQPIRVEITEAAIELGAEKLSELVNDAYKDAHQRSVQAMKERMADLAQSLGMPAGLGDGLK; translated from the exons ATGGCTCCCTCGGCAGCTCTCGCTCCGGTGGCCTTCCGCTCCGCCTTCTCGACGCCGCCCGCGTCGAACCCTACCC GTAATAGAATAAACATAGAAGGTGCTTTCTGTTTGCCGTGTTCCACAAGGAAGAGAGCTAGTTATAGACCTTTCCGAGTGTACAGTTTATTTGGAGGGAAGAAGGATAAAGATGAGAATGGTGATGAGGCGCCATCAAAA GCAGGAATTTTTGGTAATATGCAAAATCTATATGAAACTGTTAAGAAGGCCCAAATGGTTGTCCAAGTTGAGGCTGTCCGGGTGCAGAAGGAGCTTGCAGC GACTGAGATTGATGGTTATTGTGAAGGTGAACTAATCAAG GTTACACTTTCTGGAAACCAGCAACCTATTAGAGTTGAAATCACGGAAGCTGCAATTGAGTTGGGTGCTGAA AAACTTTCCGAGTTGGTCAACGACGCTTACAAGGATGCACATCAACGGAGTGTCCAG GCCATGAAAGAGAGGATGGCTGACTTGGCACAGAGCTTAGGGATGCCTGCGGGCCTTGGCGATGGTCTCAAGTGA